The nucleotide sequence GGCTTCTCGCTCGACGTCAGCCCCGAGCAGATCGACAAGGCCGACGCGGGCGTCATCTTCTACTCCGCCTACGGCGACCCGAAGAAGGCCAAGGAGACCGACACCGTCGCCGGGCCGCTGTGGCAGAAGCTCGACGCGGTGCGGAAGGGCAGGGCCTTCAAGGTCGACGACAACCTGTGGATGCTCGGCATCGGCTACACCGGCGCGAACAAGGTGCTGGACGAGATCCAGAAGGACCTCTCGAAGTAGCGGAGTCGGCGCGGGAGGCCCCGTCAGGACCGCCGCGCCCCGAACGTCGTCCAGGCTGCCCGTTCCGGCACCCGCAGGACGGTCCGCGCCGCGACCGCGTTGAGGATGGTCGCGGCGCGCCACGCCCCCAGCGTCAGATCGGGGGCGCTCACCCCGTGCGTGTGCAGCTCGGCGTTCTGCACGTACAGCGCGCCCCGCACCCGTGGGTCGAGGGCCACCCGGTACGTCCCGTCGATCCGGTAGCGGCCCCTGTCGTCCCAGTCGATGAGCTTCGCCGGCCCGTCGCCGTCGAGGAAGTCGGGTCTGGCCGCCGCGTAACCCGTCGCGGAGACGATCGCGGACGTACGGATCTCCATGACCGTGTCCTGCTCGGTGTGCCGGCAGGTCAGTACGTACCCGCCGGCGCCGTCCGGTCCTTGCCCCTTCTCCGGTGCGACGCCGACGACTTCGAGTCCCGGGTGCAGCGCGGCGCGCGGCTCCGTGCCGCCGATGGTGCGCTCGTACAGCTCGTCGTGTATCTCGGCCAGCGTCTCTTCGCTGACGCCCTTGTACAACTGCCACTGCTCACGCACGAGTTCGTCGCGCCGGGGCGCGGGCAGGGTGCGGAAGTAGCGGATGTAGTCGGGGGTGAAGTGCTCAAGTCCCAGCTTGGAGTACTCCATCGGCGCGAACGCGGGGGTACGGGCGAGCCAGCGGACGTACGGGCCGCCCGCGCCGTCGCCGTCCTGGTGGCGCAGCAGGTCGAGGGCGACCTCGGCCCCCGACTGACCGGCTCCGATGACGGTGACGTCGTCGGCCGCCGCCAGCTCCGCCCGGTGGGTGCGGTAGTCGGCGCTGTGCAGGATCCGGCCCTCGTGGGCCGGGGTGAGCAGCGGGCGCAGCGGTGCGGGGACGACCGGGAGGGTGCCGACACCCAGCACGATCTGGCGTGCGAGTAACCGCGTCGTACCGCCCTTGGCCGAGCGGTACGTGACGGCGAAGGCGCCCGCTTCGTCGTCCCAGTCCAGTTGGGTGACGCGGGCGTCGAAGCGGCAGCTGGCCAGCCCGTCGGCGACCCACCGGCAGTAGTGGTCGTACTCACGGCGCGGGATGTGGAACCGCTCGGAGAAGAAGAACGGGAACATCCGGTCGTGCGCGTGCAGGTAGTTGAGGTACGACCAGGGGCTGGTGGGGTCGGCCATCGTCACCAGGTCGGCGAGGAAGGGCACTTGGAGGACCGTGCCCTCCATGAGCAGCCCGGGGTGCCAGGAGAAGGCGGGCTTCGCGTCGAGGAAGAGCGTGCGCAGCTCGGGGGCGCGGTCGCAGAGGGCGGCCAGCGAGAGGTTGAACGGGCCTATCCCGACCCCGACCAGGTCGTACACGGATCCCTCTTCGCGCGTCGGCTCTTCGTACGCCTGGTCTTCGTGCGCCTGGTCTTCGTGCGCCGGCTCTTCCTCGTACACGGACTGCCCTTCGTCGACGGCTTCCACGGCCGGTGAGTCGGTCACCGCGCGTCCTCCTCGGCGGCGCCCGCGGCCACGACGGCGGCCAGCAGCGCCGCCACCTGTTCCGGGGTGGTGTGCGGATTGAGCAGGGTCAGTTTGAGGCGCACCCGTCCGGGGTCCTCGCCGGGCAGTTCGGTGCGGCCGACGACGGCGCGGCCCTCGCGCAACAGCCGCCGCCGCAAGGAGGCGTTGATGGCGTCGGTGCGCGCCGGGTCCGCGGGGCCCGTGGGGACGTAGCGGAACAGGAAGGCGGTCAGCACCGGTTCGGCGTGCAGTTCGAGCCGTGGGTGGTCAGCGACGGCGCGCGCGCCCGACCACGCCAGGTCGTGACAGGCGTCGACTAGCCGGCCGAGCCCTTCCCTGCCGAGCGTGCGCAGGGTGACCGCGATCTTGAACGCGTCGGCGCGGCGCGTCGTGCGCAGCGAGAGTCCGAGCAGACTCGGGTAGCCGGCCTCCTCGTCGTCGACCGGGTTCAGATAGACGGCGCGGCGCGCGAGCGAGGCGTACGTCTCGGCTCGGCGCACCAGGAACACCCCGGCAGCGGCGGGCTGCCAGCCCAGCTTGTGCCAGTCGAGCGAGATCGAGTCGGCCAGCGCCAGCCCGTCCAGGAGCGGTGCGAGCCGGTCGGACAGCAGGGCCCCACCGCCGTACGCGGCGTCCACATGCAGCCAGGCGCCGTGCGCTGCCGCCAGCGCCGCGCACGCGCGCAGCGGGTCGATCGCGCCGGTGTCGGTCGTACCGGCCGTGGCGACGACGGCGACCGGCAGCTCGCCGCGGAGCGCGCAGCCCGCCAGGGCGGCCTCCAACGCGACGGGATCCATGCGCTGTTGATGGTCGACGGCCACCGGCAGTACGGCGTTCTCGCCGAGCCCGAGCAGCGCGGCGGCGCGCTGGACGGAGAAGTGCGCCGCTACGGACGCGAGGATCCGGGGGCTGCTCCCCTGCCCGGCACCCGGCACCCCGGTGAGTTCGACCTGGCGTCCCGCCGAGCCGCCGACGACGCGGTCGCGGGCCAGCATCAGCCCCATGAGGTTGGACTCGGTGCCGCCGGAGGTCAGCACACCGGCCGCCGACTCCGCTTCGTACCCGACGAGTTGGGCCAGCTCGGCGAGGAGCAGGGTCTCCAGGGTGGTGGCCGCGGGTGCCTGGTCCCAGGAGTCCTGGGACGGGTTGAGCGCGGAGACGGCGAGATCGGCGGCGACGGCGACGGCGAGGGGCGGGCAGTGCAGATGGGCCGCGCAGGCCGGGTCGGCCGGGTCGGCGCTGCCGTGGGCGAGCAGCTCGGTGAGCCGGTGCAGCGCGCCCGCGTCGCCACCCCCGGCCCTCGTCGGGCTCGTACCCGTACCGGCGCCCGCACCTGCTCCCTGGCCCGGACCCGCCGCGTTCCGGAAGGCGGCAGCGACCGCCGTGGCGATCTCGTCGGGCTCCCCGCCCTGGACGGGGCCGCCCCGGCGCGCCGCGCCCTCGGCGAGCGCGTCCAGCACCGTACGCACCAGGGGCTCCAGCGCGGCGGCGCCCCCGGTGCCGCCGGCCAGACCGGTTCCCGGCCCGGGGGCCGCAGGACCGAGGGCCGCCTCCTGGAGAATCGCGGGCAGAGTGCTGGGTGACAGGGTCATGGCTCGACTCCGGAATGTGCGGTACGGAGACTGACGGCGGAGGTGGCGCGCGGCAGCCCCCCACGTCCCCCCGTACGCACCGGCCACCAGATACTTAGGTGAGCCTAAGCCACACCGCGGCCCAGCGGGAAACGCGCACTACGGGCGCGCAGTTGGCGCCGCACGCACCTTCGACGCCTCACCCCTGAGCGCTCACCCCTTGAGCGCGCGGCCCCAGATCTCGGTCGCCGTGCCCGAGCCGAGCGAGGGGACCGAGGAGACCGTGCCGGTGACGGCCCCCAGCGGGACCCAGCCCCAGGATCTGAGCGCGCCGACCGCCGCCGCGTTGTCCGGGTCGACCCTCGCCGTCACCAGCGAGGCGTCCGTCCGTACGAGCAGCTGCTCCAGCAGCCGCGTCGCCACCTTGTCCCGCCGGAAGGCCGGCACGACCATCAGCTCGGCGAGCGCGAACACCTGCCCGGAGACGGTCAGTTCCTCCACGTCCCACGGGGTGTCACGGCCGATGCCGCGCCACCACTCGCCCGCCCTGTCGAGCAGGAACCCGTACGCGTAACCCGCCGACTCGGCGCCCCCGCTGCCGCTGCCCACCATCATGTCGAAGCCGGGGCGCTGCACGTCCCTGGCGAAGGCTTCGAGGAATCGCTGCCGGTCGTGGAACTCCTCGCCGTGCACCCGCTGGTACGCCTCGACGTACACGTCAGCCACGGCTTCCCGCTGCTGCTCCGCCTGCCACCGACTCAGGCGCCGCATGAACACCTCTGCCACGTGCCCTCCCGCCCGCTGTACACGTGCGCCAACCCGCGGCGCGCCTGCTTCCATCGTCGCAGGCCGCAGCGGATCGCGGTAACCCCGGCCCCGGGCGATCCGGAGATCGCCCGGGTGTGCGAGGCGCTGTCGCGTACGGGAGTTGGCGCGGTGCTACTTCTTGAAGCCGTAATCCATCAGCTTCTTGGCGTCCGCCGTGCGGTTGGCCTCCGAGGAGGACGCGAGGACCGTACCGATGACGGTCTTGCCGCTGCGGGTGGCCGCGAAGACCAGGCAGTACTTGGCCTCCGGCCCCGAGCCCGTCTTGATGCCGATGGTGCCCGAGTAACTGCCCAGCAGCTTGTTGGTGTTGGTCCACGTCATGTAGCGGTAGCCGTTGGTCTTGGTGGTGACCTTCTGCTTGGTCGACTTGGTCTTCACGACCGTACGGAAGGTGGAGTACTTCATGGCGCTGCTGGCGAGCTTCGTCAGGTCGCGCGGGGTCGAGTAGTTCGAACCGCTGCCGATGCCGTCGAACGAGTCGAAGTGCGTGTTCTTCAGACCGAGCGTCTTGGCGGTGGAGTTCATCTTCCCGATGAACGACTTCACCCGCGCGGCCCGCGTCGAGCCCGTGCCGAACTTGTCGGCCAGCGCGTACGCGGCGTCGCAGCCGGACGGCAGCATCAGCCCGTACAGCAGCTGCCGCACGGTGACCTTGTCGCCGACGATCAGCCGGG is from Streptomyces sp. NBC_00370 and encodes:
- a CDS encoding lysine N(6)-hydroxylase/L-ornithine N(5)-oxygenase family protein, with amino-acid sequence MTDSPAVEAVDEGQSVYEEEPAHEDQAHEDQAYEEPTREEGSVYDLVGVGIGPFNLSLAALCDRAPELRTLFLDAKPAFSWHPGLLMEGTVLQVPFLADLVTMADPTSPWSYLNYLHAHDRMFPFFFSERFHIPRREYDHYCRWVADGLASCRFDARVTQLDWDDEAGAFAVTYRSAKGGTTRLLARQIVLGVGTLPVVPAPLRPLLTPAHEGRILHSADYRTHRAELAAADDVTVIGAGQSGAEVALDLLRHQDGDGAGGPYVRWLARTPAFAPMEYSKLGLEHFTPDYIRYFRTLPAPRRDELVREQWQLYKGVSEETLAEIHDELYERTIGGTEPRAALHPGLEVVGVAPEKGQGPDGAGGYVLTCRHTEQDTVMEIRTSAIVSATGYAAARPDFLDGDGPAKLIDWDDRGRYRIDGTYRVALDPRVRGALYVQNAELHTHGVSAPDLTLGAWRAATILNAVAARTVLRVPERAAWTTFGARRS
- a CDS encoding pyridoxal phosphate-dependent decarboxylase family protein, which gives rise to MTLSPSTLPAILQEAALGPAAPGPGTGLAGGTGGAAALEPLVRTVLDALAEGAARRGGPVQGGEPDEIATAVAAAFRNAAGPGQGAGAGAGTGTSPTRAGGGDAGALHRLTELLAHGSADPADPACAAHLHCPPLAVAVAADLAVSALNPSQDSWDQAPAATTLETLLLAELAQLVGYEAESAAGVLTSGGTESNLMGLMLARDRVVGGSAGRQVELTGVPGAGQGSSPRILASVAAHFSVQRAAALLGLGENAVLPVAVDHQQRMDPVALEAALAGCALRGELPVAVVATAGTTDTGAIDPLRACAALAAAHGAWLHVDAAYGGGALLSDRLAPLLDGLALADSISLDWHKLGWQPAAAGVFLVRRAETYASLARRAVYLNPVDDEEAGYPSLLGLSLRTTRRADAFKIAVTLRTLGREGLGRLVDACHDLAWSGARAVADHPRLELHAEPVLTAFLFRYVPTGPADPARTDAINASLRRRLLREGRAVVGRTELPGEDPGRVRLKLTLLNPHTTPEQVAALLAAVVAAGAAEEDAR
- a CDS encoding D-alanyl-D-alanine carboxypeptidase family protein; the protein is MKTGIMGIRRLSAVVVVTAGSVAAAGAFALPAQAAAAPKTPTIVAKGGFVMNNGTGKSLYTKAADTRRSTGSTTKIMTARVVLAQKNLNLDSKVTVQKAYSDYIVSKNASSARLIVGDKVTVRQLLYGLMLPSGCDAAYALADKFGTGSTRAARVKSFIGKMNSTAKTLGLKNTHFDSFDGIGSGSNYSTPRDLTKLASSAMKYSTFRTVVKTKSTKQKVTTKTNGYRYMTWTNTNKLLGSYSGTIGIKTGSGPEAKYCLVFAATRSGKTVIGTVLASSSEANRTADAKKLMDYGFKK